In Planctomycetota bacterium, the DNA window AGATCTGGTCGGGCTACGACCTCGAGTTCGTCAAGCCCGACGGTTCCGATTGGACGCTGCCGGAGAACCAGGACCTCCTGACCGACAACGTCATCCTGACCCGGCAGGAGCGACGGGGCGTGTACAACATCGCCGTGGAGCCGTTCTACGCCGGCATCGCGAGCCCGGCCGACACGGCCTGGGCCATCGGCACGACGGCGGACCTGGACGCGCTGGCCTTCGACTGCTGGGAGTGCATCGCCGGCAGCAATCCGCAATCGCTCGTCGGGCAGAACGCCGTAGTGCACCTGATCACCGACGACATCTACGTCGACATCCGCTTCACGTCGTGGTCGTGCTGCGGCGCGGGCGGCTTCGGCTACGTCCGCGGCCTGCCCGATGTCGCGTGCCGCGCGGATCTCGACGGCGACGGCGAGCTGACGCTCTTCGACTTCCTAGCGTTCCAGAACCTGTTCGCCGCCGGCAATCTTGCCGCCGACTTCGACGGCGACGGCTCGCTGACCATCTTCGACTTCCTCGCGTTCCAGAACGAATTTGCATCGGGCTGCCCCTAGGGCCCACGCCGCCGCAATAGCCCCGCCGGTCCGCCGTTCGTTCTCGTGCGTGCAACCACGCCGAACGGAGGACATCCCATGCGACCCGTCCCGCACCCCCTCCTGCGCCTCGTCATGCGTCTCGATCGCACTACCGCCGCTCTTGCGGTGCTCGCCGCCAGCAGCGCACACGGCCAGGTCGAGGTGCGAGAGATCGACCCGACCGACACCGATCCGGCCATCACGCCGCTGGTGGCTCCCAGCGGCCTGGAGGCGCTCCACGTGGCCGCTCTCGATCCCGCGCTGCGGCCCGCGGAGCGGCCCGGGCTGCTGTTCGTCTTCCTGCCGGGCAGCGGTGGCGTGCCCACGCAGTACGCCGAGGTCGTGGCGCACGCCGCCGGAGAGGGCTGGCACGCCCTGGGCGTGGCCTACGGGAGCTGGCCCTCGGTCCGAGATCTGACCCGCGACAGCAGCGACCCCGATCTGCCCGAGGCCATCCGCCGCGAGCGGCTCTTCGGCGAGCCGCGGACCGACGTCATCGACGTGCCACCGCCCGACGCCATCGACAACCGGCTCGCGCGGGCCCTGGCGTTCCTCGAGGCGGCGCACCCCGGCGAGGGCTGGGGCCGATTCCTCGACGCCGGCGGCGAACCGACCTGGCGGACGATCGTCGTCGCGGGCCACTCGCAGGGCGCCGGACACGCCGCCTACCTCACCAGAGACTTCAGCATGGGCGGTGCGATCATGTTCGCCGGCCCGGGCGACTTCGTGCCGGGCGTGGGCCCGGCGCCCTGGCTCTTCCGTGGCGGCAACACCCCCGCCGAGCGGATGCTCGCCTTCACGCACGTCAACGACCCGACGGCCGCCGGCTTCTTCGGCAACCAGCGGATCCTGGGCCTCGAAGCGTTCGGAGGCATCGAGAGCGTGGATCGCAGGGCCGCCCATGAGCTCTCGAGCCACATGCTGACCAGCCTGCGGGATCCCGGCCACCGCAACTTTCACTCGGCCGTGGTCGTGGACGAGTTCCTGCCGACCGGCGCTACCGGCGAGAACCTCTACGAGCCGGTGTGGACCTACTTGCTGGCGACGCAGGCCGAGGCGTCCCGCGGCTGCCGCGCGGATCTCGACGCCGATGGCGCGCTGTCGCTCTTCGATTTCCTTGCGTTCCAGAACGCGTTCGCCACCGGCGACCCGACCGCCGACTTCGACGGCAATGGCGTGCTGACGCTGTTCGACTTCCTGGCGTTCCAGAACACGTTCGCGGCCGGCTGCGCGTAGGCAGTCGATGATGCCGTAGAACCGCGGCGGGGCGCTAGACCTCGACGCGGTCGCGGGCAGACGGCTGCGCCATGGCCGCCTCGGCCTGACGGCGGATGCCGTCCGCATCGAGGCCAACTTCGGCGAGCTGCGCGCCGCGGCCGTCCTGCTTGATCCAGGCGTCGGGCAGGCCGTGCCTCCGGACGCGGGCGCCCTCGAGGCTCATTTCCTCGATGGCTTCGAGCACCGCGGTGCCGAAGCCGCCCTGCAGCGTGTGCTCCTCCACCGTCAGGATCGGCACGCCCCGCTCGGCGAGGGACCGGATTAGGGCGCGGTCCACGGGCTTCGCGAAGCGGGCGTCGTAGACGGCGACGCGGGCGTCCATCACGTCGGCGGCGTCCATCGCCGCCAGCGCGGGCACGCCGAAGGCCAGGATCGCAAGGTCTGCGGGTTCGTCGCCGAGCGGGTCCGCGTCGGGCGTCAGCAGCCGCGCCCGGCCCAACTCAAAGGACGGGCAACCGAGGTCGGCGAAGCGGTCCGACACGTCGTCCCGCGGGTAACGGACGCTAGACAGGCCCGCGTCGTACTCCCGCATGAACTCGAGCGCGGCGCGGAGGCTCGGCTCATCGATGGCGGCCAGGAGGGCGGCGTCCGGGAGCGTCCGCAGGATGGCGACGTCGCAGAAGCCGTGGTGCACCGCGCCGTCACCACCGACGAGGCCCGCGCGATCGAGGCACAGCCGCACGGGCAGGCCCTGGAGCGACACCTCCTGGAAGGCCTGGTCGAACGCTCGCTGCAGGAAGGTGCTGTAGACCGCAAAGAAGGGCTTGAAGCCGGTCTTGGCGAGCCCCGCCATC includes these proteins:
- a CDS encoding GC-type dockerin domain-anchored protein gives rise to the protein MRSTAIVVALAACTAAASGQEIWSGYDLEFVKPDGSDWTLPENQDLLTDNVILTRQERRGVYNIAVEPFYAGIASPADTAWAIGTTADLDALAFDCWECIAGSNPQSLVGQNAVVHLITDDIYVDIRFTSWSCCGAGGFGYVRGLPDVACRADLDGDGELTLFDFLAFQNLFAAGNLAADFDGDGSLTIFDFLAFQNEFASGCP
- a CDS encoding GC-type dockerin domain-anchored protein; translated protein: MRPVPHPLLRLVMRLDRTTAALAVLAASSAHGQVEVREIDPTDTDPAITPLVAPSGLEALHVAALDPALRPAERPGLLFVFLPGSGGVPTQYAEVVAHAAGEGWHALGVAYGSWPSVRDLTRDSSDPDLPEAIRRERLFGEPRTDVIDVPPPDAIDNRLARALAFLEAAHPGEGWGRFLDAGGEPTWRTIVVAGHSQGAGHAAYLTRDFSMGGAIMFAGPGDFVPGVGPAPWLFRGGNTPAERMLAFTHVNDPTAAGFFGNQRILGLEAFGGIESVDRRAAHELSSHMLTSLRDPGHRNFHSAVVVDEFLPTGATGENLYEPVWTYLLATQAEASRGCRADLDADGALSLFDFLAFQNAFATGDPTADFDGNGVLTLFDFLAFQNTFAAGCA